The following coding sequences lie in one Lolium perenne isolate Kyuss_39 chromosome 2, Kyuss_2.0, whole genome shotgun sequence genomic window:
- the LOC127334881 gene encoding uncharacterized protein, with amino-acid sequence MPSPSSQSPLLPPAPAAAASRRRRRLLTSPPPSSAPASAASSSSSASSSSSSASFSFPSPAPSPFHHRFLSPLRASAVPFSWEHRPGIPKTPARGPSNTRGSSKLGGKAPPLPLPPSLFSSNRVIAEYPFAGATYSDKAGRRGRQQQRRWPAVTGALADWLAVLSLYRSCTRSRDCLAAAGPPPQPRRRVHA; translated from the coding sequence atgcCCAGCCCGTCCTCGCAGTCGCCGCTCCTGCCACCGGCGCCGGCCGCCGCAGCCAGCCGCCGGCGTCGCCGCCTCCTCACCTCTCCACCCCCCTCGTCCGCCCCCGCATCCGCCgcctcttcgtcttcctctgcttcatcgtcgtcatcgtccgCTTCTTTCTCTTTCCCCTCCCCGGCGCCCTCGCCGTTCCACCACCGCTTCCTCTCCCCGCTCCGGGCCTCGGCGGTGCCCTTCTCCTGGGAGCACCGCCCGGGCATCCCCAAGACTCCCGCGCGCGGGCCCAGCAACACCCGCGGCAGCAGCAAGCTCGGCGGCaaggcgccgccgctgccgctcccGCCGTCGCTCTTCTCCAGCAACCGGGTCATCGCCGAGTACCCCTTCGCCGGCGCCACCTACTCCGACAAGGCCGGCAGGCGCGGGAGGCAGCAGCAGCGCCGGTGGCCGGCGGTGACCGGCGCCCTGGCCGACTGGCTCGCCGTGCTCAGCCTCTACCGCTCCTGCACCAGGTCCCGCGactgcctcgccgccgccggcccgccgccgcagccgcgccGGCGCGTTCACGCCTAG